From a single Pongo pygmaeus isolate AG05252 chromosome 12, NHGRI_mPonPyg2-v2.0_pri, whole genome shotgun sequence genomic region:
- the LOC129026320 gene encoding cytochrome P450 26B1 isoform X3: MGEHHLVSTEWPRSTRMLLGPNTVSNSIGDIHRNKRKVFSKIFSHEALESYLPKIQLVIQDTLRAWSSHPEAINVYQEAQKLTFRMAIRVLLGFSIPEEDLGHLFEVYQQFVDNVFSLPVDLPFSGYRRGIQARQILQKGLEKAIREKLQCTQGKDYSDALDLLIESSKEHGKEMTMQELKDGTLELIFAAYATTASASTSLIMQLLKHPTVLEKLRDELRAHGILHSGGCPCEGTLRLDMLSGLRYLDCVIKEVMRLFTPISGGYRTVLQTFELDGFQIPKGWSVMYSIRDTHDTAPVFKDVNVFDPDRFSQARSEDKDGRFHYLPFGGGVRTCLGKHLAKLFLKVLAVELASTSRFELATRTFPRITLVPVLHPVDGLSVKFFGLDSNQNKILPETEAMLSATV; encoded by the exons gtcttCTCCAAGATCTTCAGCCATGAGGCCCTGGAGAGTTACCTGCCCAAGATCCAGCTGGTGATCCAGGACACACTGCGTGCCTGGAGCAGCCACCCCGAGGCCATCAACGTGTACCAGGAGGCGCAGAAGCTGACCTTCCGCATGGCCATCCGGGTGCTGCTGGGCTTCAGCATCCCTGAGGAGGACCTTGGGCACCTCTTTGAGGTCTACCAGCAGTTTGTGGACAATGTCTTCTCCCTGCCTGTCGACCTGCCCTTCAGTGGCTACCGGCGG GGCATTCAGGCTCGGCAGATCCTGCAGAAGGGGCTGGAGAAGGCCATCCGGGAGAAGCTGCAGTGCACACAGGGCAAGGACTACTCGGACGCCCTGGACCTCCTCATTGAGAGCAGCAAGGAGCACGGGAAGGAGATGACCATGCAGGAGCTGAAG GACGGGACCTTGGAGCTGATCTTTGCGGCCTATGCCACCACGGCCAGCGCCAGCACCTCACTCATCATGCAGCTGCTGAAGCACCCCACTGTGCTGGAGAAGCTGCGGGATGAGCTGCGGGCTCATGGCATCCTGCACAGTGGTGGCTGCCCCTGCGAGGGCACACTGCGCCTGGACATGCTCAGTGGGCTGCGCTACCTGGACTGCGTCATCAAGGAGGTCATGCGCCTGTTCACGCCCATTTCCGGCGGCTACCGCACTGTGCTGCAGACCTTTGAGCTCGAT GGTTTCCAGATCCCCAAAGGCTGGAGTGTCATGTATAGCATCCGGGACACCCACGACACAGCGCCCGTGTTCAAAGACGTGAATGTGTTCGACCCCGATCGCTTCAGCCAGGCGCGGAGCGAGGACAAGGACGGCCGCTTCCATTACCTCCCGTTTGGCGGCGGTGTCCGGACCTGCCTGGGCAAGCACCTGGCCAAGCTGTTCCTGAAGGTGCTAGCAGTGGAGCTGGCCAGCACCAGCCGCTTTGAGCTGGCCACGCGGACCTTCCCCCGCATCACCTTGGTCCCCGTCCTGCACCCCGTGGATGGCCTCAGCGTCAAGTTCTTTGGCCTGGACTCCAACCAGAACAAGATCCTGCCGGAGACGGAGGCCATGCTGAGCGCCACGGTCTAA